From the Paraflavitalea soli genome, the window TTCCTGTCACCCCCGACATCTTCCTCCATCCTGGTTCAGACTTTTTTTCGTACCTTTTAGGGTAGTTCTTTTCATATTCCTCACCTCAAAATGTTTTGCTATGAAACAATCAGCTTGTCATGCCATGGCATTGTTGCTGGTACCATGGCTGGCCTGTAATGACCAGGCCGCACACGAAAATGCAAAACTACCCGCCTCCCCCACTCCCGAAGCCGCTATGATCCTGCCCGCTGTACCAGACACTACCCTGCCCAGCGGACGCCGGAATATCTACCTCGCCGGACTTCGAAATAAACCTGGCTTTTTTGTTGAACGAAGTGTTTTCCCCGCCGGCTACAAAGGCTTGCCCCATATCCACAATGGCGACATTTATGTAACGATCATTAAAGGTTCGGTCTATATAGCACTGGGCAACCGGTTCGACACCACCGCCCGGGTGCCCGTATATGGTCCGGGCAGCTTTATTGTTATCAAAGCCGACCAACCGCATTATGAATGGTTCACAGAGCCCTGCACCATGCAGATCGAAGGCATCGGGCCCAATGAGACCTTTTATGTAAATGAGCCGGGGAGTAAGAAGTGAAGGCAGGAATATAGCATACAGCATTCAGCATACAGAAGCTTTTGCATGGCCAGGAAGGGATCAGCAACCTTAGTGCGGTATTCAAGGGCTGGTTAACAATTGTACCAGCTTTTGTACTTCCTCCATCGTATTGAATGCATGCAATACGATCCTTAACCTTTCACTTCCCCTGGGCACCGTAGGATACAGGATGGGCCGTACATCCAACCTGGCCGACTGCAGCCGGCTGGCCACTGCTTTTACCTGGTCATTACCGGGAACGATGACTACCTGTATGGGAGTGGCCGACACCAGCTTTGGATAAGCGAGGGAAGCTTGCTGAAAGTATTGTACCAATTGGCGCAGGTGCGCCCGCTCGGTCTGCATACCAGGGAAAAGGCGGTAAGCCGCTTGTATAGCTGCTACACTGCTTTCGGGCAAGGCCGTGGTATAGATAAA encodes:
- a CDS encoding cupin domain-containing protein — protein: MKQSACHAMALLLVPWLACNDQAAHENAKLPASPTPEAAMILPAVPDTTLPSGRRNIYLAGLRNKPGFFVERSVFPAGYKGLPHIHNGDIYVTIIKGSVYIALGNRFDTTARVPVYGPGSFIVIKADQPHYEWFTEPCTMQIEGIGPNETFYVNEPGSKK